Below is a window of Streptomyces genisteinicus DNA.
CGGTGAGCAGGGCGAGGACGACCTTGGTGTAGAGGGTGGACTGGAGGTACGGCTCGGGCTTCTCCGGTTCGGCGAGCCACCGGGACACATCGGTGATCCCCGCCTCGGTGATGGCGTACCGCTTGCGTTCGGGACCGCCGCCCGCCTCCACTCCGTCGACCTCGACGAGGCCGTTCTTCAGGAGCCGGGACATGGTGGAGTACACCTGTCCGTAGTGCAGCGGCCGGTCCTGCCCGAAGCGCTCGTCGAAGGCGCGCTTGAGGTCGTAGCCGTGCCGGGGGCCGGATTCGAGGAGGCCGAGGAGAGTGTGACCGATGGACATGGCGTCACTGTACATCGGGTGTATACGCGCGATGTATAGAGGGTGGGGGCCGCCGTCCGGCGACCCCCGTCCCGTGTCCTACGCGCGCCCGGCCGGACCCGGGTCCGGCCCCCGCTCCGGTCCCGCCTCCCCTGCTCCGGGGTCCGCGGCCGGCTCCGCCCCGGCCGGCGGCCTGCGCGGCGGGCGCCCCCTGCGGGCCTGCGGCGCCACGCCTCCC
It encodes the following:
- a CDS encoding PadR family transcriptional regulator, which translates into the protein MSIGHTLLGLLESGPRHGYDLKRAFDERFGQDRPLHYGQVYSTMSRLLKNGLVEVDGVEAGGGPERKRYAITEAGITDVSRWLAEPEKPEPYLQSTLYTKVVLALLTGRSAAGLLDTQRAEHLRLMRILTDRKRRGDLADQLICDHALFHLEADLRWLELTAARLDRLAAEVRA